One window from the genome of Sphaerotilus microaerophilus encodes:
- a CDS encoding Bug family tripartite tricarboxylate transporter substrate binding protein — translation MTDRRTALHTLAAAALATLPGWAAAQSEGKVVKFILPNATGSGVDAITRAAQNALAKALGATVVVDNQPGAGGVVGLQSIARAAPDGHTLGVVSNNVVIFPSVLKSLPFNMPGDFTPIAVCGYTPVVLVVNPARVAAKNSAEFAALLKSRPGELNFGSGGNGTILHLAAEMYLDEVNAKARHIPYKGVGPMVTDLIGGQIEFATAALPSVQQHIKSGALRAIGVGTTQRVPAAADIPTFVEQGVPGYVVEAWFAVIGPKGMAPAEVKRVHDAVVAAFADAGVKETMAKQGNVINVSTSEVAQQFFKTELAKYAALVKKAGVEAQ, via the coding sequence ATGACCGACCGCCGCACCGCCCTGCACACCCTCGCCGCCGCAGCGCTGGCCACCCTGCCCGGCTGGGCCGCCGCCCAGTCCGAAGGCAAGGTGGTGAAGTTCATCCTGCCCAACGCCACCGGCTCGGGCGTGGACGCCATCACCCGCGCGGCGCAGAACGCGCTGGCCAAGGCCCTGGGCGCCACCGTGGTGGTGGACAACCAGCCCGGCGCCGGCGGCGTGGTCGGCCTGCAGTCCATCGCCCGCGCCGCACCGGACGGCCACACGCTGGGCGTGGTGTCCAACAACGTGGTGATCTTCCCCAGCGTGCTGAAGTCCCTGCCCTTCAACATGCCGGGCGACTTCACCCCGATCGCCGTCTGCGGCTACACCCCGGTGGTGCTGGTGGTCAACCCGGCCCGGGTGGCGGCCAAGAACTCGGCCGAGTTCGCCGCGCTGCTCAAGAGCCGTCCGGGTGAGCTGAACTTCGGCTCCGGCGGCAACGGCACCATCCTGCACCTGGCCGCCGAGATGTACCTCGACGAGGTCAACGCCAAGGCGCGCCACATCCCCTACAAGGGCGTCGGCCCGATGGTGACCGACCTGATCGGCGGGCAGATCGAATTTGCCACCGCCGCGCTGCCCAGCGTGCAGCAGCACATCAAGAGCGGCGCGCTGCGCGCCATTGGCGTGGGCACGACGCAGCGCGTACCGGCTGCGGCGGACATCCCCACCTTCGTCGAGCAGGGCGTGCCCGGCTACGTGGTGGAGGCCTGGTTCGCGGTGATCGGCCCCAAGGGCATGGCCCCGGCCGAGGTCAAGCGCGTGCACGACGCGGTGGTGGCGGCCTTCGCGGATGCCGGCGTCAAGGAGACGATGGCCAAGCAGGGCAACGTCATCAACGTCTCGACCAGCGAGGTCGCCCAGCAGTTCTTCAAGACCGAGCTGGCCAAGTACGCCGCGCTGGTGAAGAAGGCCGGCGTCGAGGCTCAGTAG